GATGATTTGGCGAATGGAGATATTTTTATCTATGATACGGATCGATTTGATGAAATCTCCTTAGTCTCTGGCTGTTTTCAAATCTGCCCGCGCAACACTTATTTGACGTTGACGCTTAAGGAAAAGAAAACCGGAGAGATCTATCGCTTTATGCAATCCCACGTACCCGGAGGTCCGGTTGCTTCAGGATCTGCGAGAAAAGAGTGGGCAGAGGATCTCTTGATCAATTTCGATCCCAATGCTGTCAACATCGTGATGGGAGACATGAATCGTTCTCCCGATTTTTTTCTTAAGGATTTAAAAGATGCCGCCGAAGATTTTGAGCTGGAAAAGCATCCTTTTCAAAATTTATGGGTCCCTTATCCCACGCATATCGACACTTATAAACGAGCAACTTGGATCGACAACTTTTTTATCTATCAGCCTAGATGGTTTCCTTCTGTCAGCGTGGAAAAAGATCCTGAGAATTTGGGGCCTGATGTTGAGAAAGCAGTCTCCATCTTGCGTGGGTTTTGCAGTTGCCCTTTAAGAGCGGCACTTGAGCTTCGCAGCCAGCTTGCTGTCCATCAATTTGCAGTTTTTCAAGGTTCTTTTGGAAGTTGGACGGATGTGCAGCTGAAAGCGGCGCTTCCAGACACACTGTATGTGAAGTGCAATTTGCATCAGTTGTTTTGCATTCAAGAAGGAGAAAAGGAGAAAGAGTGGATCAGAGAGAATAAGCGCCGTTTGATCGCTGATTGGAGTGAAGAAGAGTGCATCGTCATTGATCAATTTGATTTTGCTTCTGCTTTAGAGGATTCTGAGGATCAGTTGGAAACAGTGATGGAAGTGATTGATATGGCTCGAACGCTTCTGCGGCAAGGAAAGTCCGTTGTTCTGGTGACCCATCAAAATTGCCGCTCCGCATTTAAATTTTGGGAAATATTGTCGGATGCGCTCTCTTTTCACCCAAGCAATATCATTGTTCAAGAATATCTGACAGATGAAGAAGAGGAAAGACTTCTATCCAACAGTGAGCTGAATAGGGAGGAAAAAGATCTATTCAAGGCTTTGACTAAAGGTTCTCCCTTCGCCTATGCTGCGCTGGCAGATCAAAAAGAATCCAAAATGAGTTTTAATGAATTGTGCGATGGGATGATGCATCACATTGAATATGCCTGGTCTGAATTTGCAGGCAATGAATCCTTTGACGTGCAGTCTATCCTTGTGGAAATCGCTCACCAATCATTGGAAATTGATCTGCTTGCTGAAACTTCGGAATTTGGTTATCTACTGGAAACAGGATTCATCGGAAGCAAAAACGGCACCTGGATTATGCCTCAAGTGATCAGAAATTTTTTATTAACAATCAATCCATAAGAAAAGATTTGATTCTTAAAGTTGATTCGTTATATACGGTTCTTTTTTTAAGAAGAGGTTTGAATGATGAAAAGGTGTTTTTTATTTTTATCGGTTTTTGTGTGTTGTTGCTTCTTTTTGTCCAGGGTTGATGCAGGTAATTGCTGCGCTTCCCAATCATATGCTCCTGGTTTTCGAGAAACACCTTTATACAGGCCTAGTTGTTGCAATTATGTAGATTCTTGCAGTTATGAATGCGATCGCCAATGCTCTATAGAGATTGGGGCCGAGTTTCTCTATCGGAAAGTTTGCCTTGACGAATTTAACTGGGCGTTTACCCGTACAGAGACGACTGAAGCCAATGTGACCTCCATCGATCTTTCTTATGAGAGGCTGTGCTTGGATGATGAACCTGGCGTGCGTGCTTGGTTGGGTTTCCAGCCTGCTGGAAAAGAATCTTTAGGGATCTATTTTGGCTATGTCTATTTATCCGGCAGCAAGAATGATTCAATTCAGCAAAGCTTCGGCAATACAATCGGTACGACTGTGATGCACTACGGCCTTTTTCAGGAATCAGCAGGTTTTACCGATATTGCTGTCGATTGGAGAAATCAGTATCACGAAGGAGAAGTTGTTCTTGGCTCTAGTGCCTTTTGCGGAAAAAACCATGTATTTCTCCCCTACTTTGGAGCTGCAGGGATTTATCTTGAACAGAAATTTGCATTAGATCTTTCCGATCCTGATTTGGTTTTTGCAGGTGATGCGGGAGCTGTCGATTGGGAATCT
This genomic window from Waddlia chondrophila WSU 86-1044 contains:
- a CDS encoding Lpg1974 family pore-forming outer membrane protein, translating into MMKRCFLFLSVFVCCCFFLSRVDAGNCCASQSYAPGFRETPLYRPSCCNYVDSCSYECDRQCSIEIGAEFLYRKVCLDEFNWAFTRTETTEANVTSIDLSYERLCLDDEPGVRAWLGFQPAGKESLGIYFGYVYLSGSKNDSIQQSFGNTIGTTVMHYGLFQESAGFTDIAVDWRNQYHEGEVVLGSSAFCGKNHVFLPYFGAAGIYLEQKFALDLSDPDLVFAGDAGAVDWESQYWGVGLRFGSHYKYQLGSCLAFIGRFNASLLVGENKFHNFQSVIFSSEAEELQLNISGKNKCHVVPGYSLGAGFAIEPEICGCTLSLRVGYEFNEWYNIPKHRTFSGESTVDGEVAYSDSASNRTWGSHGLFAGLSFAF
- a CDS encoding endonuclease/exonuclease/phosphatase family protein; the protein is MKKIYFFLLILLTSIELCAIEHGSTAHYYVGELGEKWQFPSDHLPVGLSVGDIHLALWNTLNTRYLYHIHANHQGLKGSLITTANIPEDAHSKLTMREEAVIDLVLGMVHHAVFPRSLIALQEVGNEVYEELRNRLPEKMAFVTAFPDDLANGDIFIYDTDRFDEISLVSGCFQICPRNTYLTLTLKEKKTGEIYRFMQSHVPGGPVASGSARKEWAEDLLINFDPNAVNIVMGDMNRSPDFFLKDLKDAAEDFELEKHPFQNLWVPYPTHIDTYKRATWIDNFFIYQPRWFPSVSVEKDPENLGPDVEKAVSILRGFCSCPLRAALELRSQLAVHQFAVFQGSFGSWTDVQLKAALPDTLYVKCNLHQLFCIQEGEKEKEWIRENKRRLIADWSEEECIVIDQFDFASALEDSEDQLETVMEVIDMARTLLRQGKSVVLVTHQNCRSAFKFWEILSDALSFHPSNIIVQEYLTDEEEERLLSNSELNREEKDLFKALTKGSPFAYAALADQKESKMSFNELCDGMMHHIEYAWSEFAGNESFDVQSILVEIAHQSLEIDLLAETSEFGYLLETGFIGSKNGTWIMPQVIRNFLLTINP